Below is a window of Pseudomonadota bacterium DNA.
TCCGATTTCGCAAGGTGATCGTCGTGGTAAAAACGCGGCGCAGGCGGCGGTCGTCGGGGTACGCGTAGGTACCGCCGTCGGCAGCTGGTTGCACGGTGATATCGAGCATCTGGTAATCGTTATCATCGCTTTGATCGAGTGTGCGTTCTGTCGAGCTAACTAAAAGCGCAATCTGGACTCGCG
It encodes the following:
- a CDS encoding PilW family protein, with product RVQIALLVSSTERTLDQSDDNDYQMLDITVQPAADGGTYAYPDDRRLRRVFTTTITLRNRRS